From the Trifolium pratense cultivar HEN17-A07 linkage group LG4, ARS_RC_1.1, whole genome shotgun sequence genome, the window tttttatttattcacacTTAAAATATAACCACACTTAactaattgaaaaaaaaaaacttagatcGTATCTTACAACCGAAATTTACACATTCAAAGAGATTGATGGTTGTCCGATCTAAATTAAATGGttcaaaaattgtaaattttaattttataataaaaaatagttagataattttctttttgttgactCATTAGGTAGGTAATCTTCGCAACttcatttctttatttttaataaatttttactaataattctaaaataatcaATACTGCGAATATTTATTGTAAGGATATACTGTATAAAATTAATAGAttaatagtatattttattttattttattttttaccatgTACTTTTAGCACACATGGGAAACAAAGAAATGATGTAAAAGTAAGCAGATATTCTTATGATCAGAAACTATAAATAGAAATTAAAGTAACTAATAAATTTACATTTGaataaaattagtaaatatTTGCTGGGGTCACGTGTCCACACTTTTAATATGGATTCATTTAGGAAGGTGTCCACAATAGTAGAATTTTCCTATCAAAGCAGGTCTATGTTGAGAGTTGCACAATTAGTAATTACCTAgaaaattttattgatatagGTAAGGAATAATTAGATTGTTTGCAGCATAAAACACAAGCTATAGATTAAGTCTTAGGTTGAGTTTTTAATCTTGTAATGAGTAAGTgggctttttctttttctagatTTTGCTCTAAGTGTTTATTTTTCATTGTGCCATGTTATCAAGTTTACCTCTCTGTCTTATATACTATTAGTCAATTATCTGAATTCTAAATATTTGAATGGAAAATTGCAGAATGTTTGGTGTAAAGGATGAGATATTCTGCATGTTTGAGGGAGCTCTAGACAATTTGGGCAGATTAAGACAACAGTATGGACTGGCCAAGTCTGCCAATGAAGTTGTTTTGGTGATTGAGGCTTATAAAGCTTTGCGTGACAGAGCACCTTATCCTCCCAGTCATGTTGTTGGTCATCTTAGTGGATCCTTTGCTTTCATACTTTTTGACAAATCCACTTCTAACCTTTTTGTGGCCTCTGTAAGTAGCAAGAATAATATTAATGCTAAGTTGTCATGACTCATGAATGAATTGATCATACTCCCTTACCATGGTTCTCATTTTGCTTAATGTATTGTTTTTTTGGCAGGATCAATTTGGTAAGGTACCACTATTTTGGGGAATTACTGCTGATGGATATGTAGCATTTGCTGATGATGCTGAATTGCTTAAAGGTGCTTGTGGCAAGTCACTTGCTTCTTTCCCTCAAGGTACATCAACTTCTTCTATCATGTTCATGTGCTATTGTGCTTAGAGTCAAGTCATAGTCCAATTCAATTCAGTTCGACtcgatttaataaaatttatttagctCAAAATTGGACTCGAAATTGACATATACATTATTTTTCAACTCAAATTCGACTCATTTTCAAGTTTGTTAATTGCTTGGTTCAGCTTGTTTAACTTAAATCACATAAACTCAACAATGTTATTTTTGACGAAAAGACTAATTTCGAGCTGGCTTGGTTCATTGCTTATGTATGTGGATTGAGGATAATCTAAGATCTGCCTGATTGTTGACACACCGCCGCTTTGTAATTTGACAGGATGTTTCTACTCAACGGCTGTTGGAGGACTGATGTGCTATGAGAATCCTAAAAATAAGATTACTGCAGTGCCTGCTAATGAAGAGGATTTCTGGGGTGCAACCTTCAAGGTAACAAAATGAGAACATAAGTCAAATAATGTGACCAAGATTATAATTAAATTTCCCTTAGGTAATAATTAATCTAAGtgatacatacatacatactgATATCTTACTAATTTAATTTCTGGTAAATGCTGCTCTCTCTATTAATGAGTTTAACTTCTAACTATTATTTAACTGATTATATCAGGTTGAAGGGGCAACAGTTCTTGCAGCCAGAGAGTAGACATTTTTATGAGTGTGAATGCTTTCTGATGTGTGAGTGGAGCAATGTAATTAAATGTCTTGATGATGAGTGATAACTGAAATGAAGCAAAGTGTAACCTTGTTCATTAGATGTATAATTTACTGTTTCTATCATTAATGTATAGTTATGCTTTTtcaatctaataataataattctgcTTGTGGTTCTCTACTGTTCTTATTCTCTGTTGAATTTCACAAATAAGCAAACATATTCTCTGGGTGGGTGTCTTTACCACTAATTTCCAATAAAGTTTTTACAATACCAAGCTTTCTTGCAATAGTAGACACAGCAATGCATGCatcacaaaaatataattatggtACTATTCAAAGTTGGGGACTACATATTCAAGCAAAACAGAAACTTTTCTTGTTGAATCTGCTAATATAATTATGAAAAACTACTATTTGTAGCTTTTGTTTTTTCACGGCAAAATTGCCTCAAAATGTGAAAATCTAGATTTGGCCGCAGTACCAAACATTCATTAAGAGTTACACATTGATTGAAAAAATGAATGATGAGTAATGTATTAAGAAATTCATATACCAGGTCTTAAGATTTTAGATGAACATTTTGATACACTTGCGTTAATGTTCATAGTCCAATGTGATGATTcgcaaaatggtttcaaatataatctaaaaaatttaaaaagggACTTTTATTTTGGTAAGCAAAACAtgaaataagttttattttaaaaaaatctctgaattatttattattaaaaccATTTTTCCATACATCCAAAATCTAAATTAAAGCTTTTTattccttttataaaataaaaaatcaaaatgcgGTGAGCGTGGATCGAACACGCGACCTTCAGATCTTCAGTCTGACGCTCTCCCAACTGAGCTATCCCCGCAAGATATTCATTTAATCAATTTAATTGTAATAACCGcaaattttaattagttatCTTCTCTCACTAAAATGTAAATATATTGTGCTACATATATACTTTACCAAATAATAACACGGTatccttaaaaaataaaataacatggTATATAATTTGTTAAAAGGATTGCCTAAATAAACTtgttaaaaatgaaatatttattttgtcaaaaataaaataaaatgaaatgtttATTTTCATCTTTCATGCATATCTTTGGGGAAAAACTATTACCTACAAGTGATCTATCATAGAttagtatttaaaaaatatttaaattttaacaacAATGTTCTTGTGTAATTACAATTTTGTTAGTTTTTATAACTAaaacaatgaaatgattgagtTTCgatacaaattttatttttatttttcattattctGATCAAATCGATATCAATTAAGTTATTATTTTAATCTTAAAAATGAGAATAACTACTATTTTTCTaaacaacaatatatatatcatcattaaattattttttattttttataaatcgTGATTCACAGTAAACTACTTATAAGAGTCCCGGTGAACATATCTCAGTTAGTAGAGACATTGCAAATTATTGCAGAAATCGATATTCAAACTCTAATACTActatttattcacctttaaaaaaatagtcacTAGACTGCTTGAAAGATAAAAAACTACTTACAAAAGTGACCCATGTTATAATAATTTTCCTTATAAGGAAATGGTCATCTCTTATTTAACGTGTTTAACATTTTGCGACATGTTCTCAATCATACTACTATTACTAATTACTAGTTTAACTTTTATGGAAGACTCTAGTCTAGGAACAAAAGTCTGAATCCTACTACCCTAGTACGTCTTAGTATTAAAAatcaaaaatgtaaataaacTAATAATGTGAACCTTCTTAGTAGTTACAGTTTGCAGCCATCATCTATATACAAAGCGACTGACATTTTCTTTGGTCTTTTTAAAGAAATAGTAGTAAATGATTTAGATGAACATTTACATTTATAGCAATAATCAACATCAAGTGTTAAGCATAAAACAGCAGGGCAGCCATGATAGAGAGGGAAATATATGTTATGTTAATAAAATCGAAATATGTTGCTGATATTAATTTATCAATACTGTATAAGTGACTTATCaccaaattaattttaaaaccATAAACTTTTTCTGACAACCAAGTGTTGTTTGGTGTTTGAAACACGTATACAAATACATTTGTCTCACATTCACAAGTTTAAGAGTCTTGAGACAATAGAACACTCATCCTTAATCAGTACTACAAACAATGTTGTTTCCCAAACATTTTGCTATCTTCTTTCTCTTCCTCTCTCTCATTGCTGCTGCAGACACCACTTCTTGGATCAGAGCTGGTTATTACTATTCTGGCAGTGAAATTTCATCTTCAGACATAAAATCAACACTCTTCACACACCTCTTATGTGCTTTTGCTTTTATAAACTCCACAAATTACAACATCTTCATAAACTCTTCTGAGCAACACAAATTCTCCACTTTCACCAACACAGTAAAGCTTCAAAATCCATCTGTTACAACTCTTCTATCAATCTACAATGGAAGAGAAAACTCTTCACTTTTTGACTCAATGCTAAACCAATCTTCTTATAGAAAATCTTTCATTGATTCTTCCATTAATACAGCAAGAAAATATGAATTTCAAGGCATAGACCTTTGTGGTGTCTTACCAAAACAAGGTAAAGAACTTGCAAATTTGGCAACCCTTTTAAAGGAATTGCGAATCGCGATAACTTATGATGCAAGAAAGACTAAAAAGCCAGAGTTAGTTTTAGTGATGGCAGGTTATTATATCAAAGCTTCAGATTCTGTTAGTTACCCTTTTGAATCAATGCAGAAGAATTTAGATTGGGTTCATTTTGTTGCATATGATTATTATCTTCCTAGAAGGGACAGTGTCACAGGTTTTCATGCTGCTTTGTATGGTTTATCTGGTTGGGATAATACTGATTCTGGTATCAAAGAGTGGAGAAAAAGAGGGTTTTCTTCTAACAAACTTGTAATCGGTTTACCTTATCATGGATTTGCATGGACACCTGTGAAACAAGGTGAAGGTGGTGTTGGAAAATCAGCTTCTGGACCTGCTATTACATTGGATGGTTCAATGGCTTATAAATTGATTAAAAGTTATATTAGAAGCTTTGGTGATGGAGTGGTTTCACGTTATAATGATACTTTTGTGGTGAATTACTTCACAGTTGCATCCACTACTTGggttaattttgatgatgtggaaGTTATTAAAGAAAAAGTTTCTTATGCAAAGAAAAATGGATTACTTGGTTATAATGTTTTCCAAGTTGGGAATGATGACAATTGGGTCCTTTCAAAGGCAGGTGAATTTTCTCTACCCTCTTTGGAATTTGTTGATTGTTTTCAATTGAAAATATTTGACTTGAAATTATGACAGAGAACTTGTTTGGATTGAATTATCTGAGCTTGTCTATTGACATGtaggagagcttatgaaaacagtttatgacatgtccatatgCTGACCGAGacagcttatgaaaacagcttacaTGTTacatgaaaacaatttgactttattttatatttcgttgtaaaaatagcttatacataagctcATGTAaaataagtgcttaattaagttgtttatccaaacaaggccATAAGTGATTCTGATATGCTAAATATCCTTCTCTACCGTTGTTCCCTAGTCAAATTTTAGATGCTAATTTgagcattttaaattaaatccCATGTTCTTGAAACACAGCCTAGAAATAGAGAATAATTGGTTGGTAAGGGAACATGATTATATCAGTATATTTGTGTTGTGATTCTAGATTAACATTTGCATCACTTTCTTCAGCTTATGAAGTAGATGAAGATCATCATAACAGAAAGTTGCTGATAATTGTTCTGCTTactactttgactactgcactTCTCTTAGGAATACTAGTATTTTGCTACTACCATCAAGGTAAGGatataattgaataataatgaataaagaGATTAATTTGTGTACAATTTtccctttttaatttttttttccatctcaCACTGTAATGGCAGGAACAGTGAGCACTATTACAAGAATGATATACAAACTGAGGATATATTTATCAGCAGCTGAAGAAGATCTCAATGGAATTGGTTCTGATTTAATAGTATTTAGTTATCTCGCAATTAAAGTAGCAACAGATAACTTCTCAGAAGAAAATAAGTTAGGAGAGGGTGGATTTGGTGCTGTGTACAAGGTAACATTTGCAAATACATCTGTTGTTGAAATATTTATTGCTGATGTATTCTTTTATATGAATTTCTAGGTATTGTTGAGAGTGCTCTGATGACAATGTTATGATTTGATTTTGTCAGGGAAAATTACGGAAGGGACAGGAAATAGCGGTCAAAAGACTATCAGAAACCTCAAATCAAGGACTTGAAGAGTTCAAAAATGAGATCGCGCTTACAGCAAGACTACAACATGTGAATTTAGTTAGACTTTTGGGTTACTGCACAAAAAAGAATGAGAAGCTTCTCATCTATGAATATCTCCCAAATAAAAGCTTAGATCATTTTCTCCTAGGTCTGTTAACTTGCCCTAAGCTCAATTAAGCTTAGATCATTTTTAGTGACTAATGATTCACAATTGAACTTAATGCAGATCCAAGCAAATCAATTCTTCTAGATTGGAAGAAGCGTGTGAATATCATCGAAGGGATTACTCAAGGCCTTCTTTATCTCCAAGAGTACTCAAATTTCATTATAATCCACCGAGATCTTAAAGCTAGTAATGTTTTATTAGACCATGAGATGAATCCTAAGATATCAGATTTTGGTATGGCTAGACTTTTCGGAAGATATGAACTTGAAGCAAACACAAGCAGGATCGTGGGAACATAGTAAGTAAATCATAATCAATAGTGTTAAGGTTGTTTCTTCTGTCTCTAATCATTTGTATCGACTTTTGTAGTGGATATGTACCCCCTGAGTATGTCAGAAAAGGCATATACTCGCCCAAGTATGATGTTTATAGTTTTGGAGTCCTTCTCTTACAAATCATAAGTGGAAAGAGAACTTCACGTTATTATGGCCCACATGAAAATATGAACCTTTTGGAATACGTAAGTTATCTATCTGTTTTAAGAAAAGTCTAATGTTTCTAATGACACGTGATAGATTTCATACTTCTATtttcaggttttttttttaaccacaTTCACGCAATCTTATACTTAATCTTTACAAGTTGCTATTTCATTTTTCAGGCATATGTGTTGTGGATGGAAGGAAGAGGTGCGGAGTTTTTCGACCCTTCATTAGATGATACAACATCACCTTGCAAAATAATGCGATGTATGCAGGTAGCTCTTTTGTGTGTTCAAGAGAAGTCAGCGGACAGACCTTCCATGTTAGAAGTTGATTCACTGCTCAAGAATGAAGGTGCAGATGTTGGTATACCTAATGTGCCCGCTTTTTCGATGAAAAAACAGGAAAATGATAAGGGAGATACTACTTCTAACTCTGAGTTCAAATTTTCTTCAATCAATGATGTAACAATATCTCAGATGGTACCAAGATAATTGTGTGGAACGTGACATTCTAGTGCTTGTAAGAATTTTTAGAAATTGGAAACTGAATTTCTTTCTACATTGAGCTGAAAAAATTCAGTCTTGAGTTTAGACTAGCTGTGTATTTCACTATTTTGGACTTCAAATAAGATATTCTAaccaaaaaccaaatttttagCACAATAACTGTTAATAACAACTTGCTAATTGATTTTTACAATTGAAAATTCCTCCCAATTAAAGAATGAAAATTCCTCCCAATTAAAGTAGAATATACTATTTTGGAAGTAGTGACactcattttaaaattcaatgtaataataattttataaaattatattcattaattttttttttgcagaattaTTAACTGTTAAATATTATTCGTTTTTAAGATAtaataattgagttttttttactaagataTAATAATTGAGTTAAAAATAATGTACTACCTCCGTTCATAATTATAGTAATTTATAAGACCCTTTTGAAAAATTTCTTGTCCATAAAATTCCCTTTAAATTTTCAATCacattgattattattttaccaaacataaaTCTCTAATTATTCTACCCCTTTTCTGCACCCTACAATAAATATCTtgataaaacataaataaattatctaaaggataaaattataaaaacaatatccactataaataaatttaggtaaaattacatttttactCCTTTAACTTTACTTCAGGTAACAATTTAGTCTTTTGGCTGTGTTTGATCGGCTAAAAAATAGGGGACTGGATAAtttttgttgtaccctgtttgatttgaaactggttatgagaCTTGACAAATTAGATAGCAAGGGACTATAcaaaagtaagatttttttgTCTCTCACTGAagcacatgacaactttttgtccatggtacgtacaactataaaaaaatgcgaaaatattcatttatcttattcTGTATTATCTTATTCTgtcatgtactgttctgtccagtcattgttgttttacgaatcaaacacactcttaatcttcttttttttaataacattttagtctttttttcaTGGTTGGATACGAATTTCAAGcttcaaatttattattttctttctttgttcgcTTTCAATCATAAACATATCATATGTCGTAAAATAATATCATAGATTTGCCTCtaggacacaagttaacatgactctatttttaaaaacaaatataaattattgatttaagaataaattaaataaatacaataaggAAAGCGTCATCTCGTATTTACGTGACTTTAATTAAGTGGGAAGATATATACCCGTGACGTGAGTACTTTCAATTAGTTTCAACGAGTCCTTCAAATATGGAGAAGAAATAGTCCTACAAAATTAGGATGGAGAATTGATCAAAAATAATTTGAGATGGAGACATCTTAACTTTTTTCTTACTCAATGAAATgttatttgaaaattatgtagTATTTCCTAAAAAAGGAAACGGGTGCAAATTTTTCTCATTGGGATCatgttttttgaaaattaaaacattaaCAACGTATTTGATGATGTATGCTTATTTCTTCTGATGATGTATAAcaacttatttaaaaaatttgtagtTCTCTGATATTAATTAGACGGTTTAAATTTAAggttgaaattttatattaaacaaaattagaaagatattcttaaaatttgaaCCGTTTGATTAAATCTAATGAATTTGATAAGTTGACCGCATTTGATTTGAATGTAtgtagggtgtgtttggtaacacaaataagttaGTTTATTGCTTATTGTAGTAGCTTATAAGCTTATTTCATAAAATTAGAGGTATTTGATAACAAGTTTTTTATACTAGCTTATAGGTttttttcaaatgttatttcaaATAGCGTTTGAGTTATAGCTTATaggttttttatcttttatttcaattttaaccttaatattttaatttttttatatttttaataaaaaaattatccacTCACAGAAATAACTGCTCACTCacataaaataactttttacttTTACGTCATTTTATGATTACAAAAGCTAAATTCACCAAACACTATAATTTCAGTTTACTAGCTTTTTAGCTATCAACTAAAAACcaacttatcagctatcagctaacttttcagctatcagctatcagctatctTATAGCTTATGCCctcttatttttaccaaaacaGAGCGGTAGGCAATAGAGAAATGTCTTGGGACAGACTTTAAGCATCTTACATATTTTCAACACGTATACATTCCTTAAACTAGAATTCATCCTTAAACAGACAATACAATGTTTTCAAAACATTTTGCTACTATCTTCTTCCTTGTCTTCCTATCTCTAACATCTCACTCTTTTGCAGGAGACACCACTTCCTGGATCAAAGCAGGTTATCACTATTCCGGCAATGAAAATTCAGCTTCAACAATAAAATCAACACTTTTCACACACCTCTTATGTGCTTTTGCTTTTATAAACTCCACAAATTACAACCTCTTCATAAACTCTTCTGAGGAACAAAAATTCTCCACCTTCACCAACACAGTAAAACTCCAAAATCCGTCTGTTACTACTCTTCTATCGATCTACGCAGGAACAGAAAACTCTACAGTTTTCAACTCAATCATAAACAATTCTTCTCACAGGAAAACTTTCATTGATTCTTCCATCAATACAGCAAGAAAATATGAATTTCAAGGCATAGATCTTTGTGGAGTCTTACCAATGCAGGGTAAAGAACTTGCAAATTTGGCAACCCTTTTGAAGGAATTGCGAATCGCGATAACTTATGATGCAAGAAAGACTAAAAACCCAGAGTTAGTATTGGTGATGGCAGGTTATTATATCAAAGCTTCAGATTCCGTTAGTTACCCTTTTGAATCAATGCAGAAGAATTTGGATTGGGTTCATTTTATTGCATATGATTATGATCTTCCTAAAGTGGAGAATATTACGGGTTTTCATGCTGCTTTGTATGGTTTATCTGGTTGGGATAATACTGATTCAGGTATCAAAGAGTGGAGAAAAAGAGGGTTTTCTTCTAACAAACTTGTTATTGGTTTGCCTTATCATGGATATGCATGGACCCTTGCGAAACGAGGTGAAGGTGGTGTTGGAAAACCAGCTTCTGATCCTGCTGTTACAATGGATGGTGCAATGGGTTATAAGTTGATAAAAAGTTATATTAGAAGCTTTGGTGATGGAGTAGTTGCATGTTATAATGATACTTTTGTGGTGAATCATTTCACAGTTGCATCCACTGAGTGGattaattttgatgatgtggaaGCTATTAAAGAAAAAGTTTCTTATGCAAAGAAAAATGGATTACTTGGTTACAATGTTTTCCAAGTTGGGAATGATGACAATTGGGTCCTTTCCGAGGCAGGTAAAGTTTTCTCTGCCCTCTTTGGAATTCCTTGATTGTTTTTCATTTGAAATTATTACACGCGgtctgtttgaattgatttagtTGAGCTTATTTACTGACACAAACTTTTGAGACTGTTTCAGAGAGCTTGTAAAACCAACTTATGAGATATgtgcataagttgttttaagCTTACTTCCATAAACTCATTAGgctaacttatgaaaacaatttggctttattttaacttttgttaCTAAAGTGTCTTATACATAATTGTGTTGTGATTCTAGATTAACATTTGCATCACTTTTTTCAGCTCACGAAGTATATGAAGATCATCATAACAGAAGGTTGCTTATAGTTGTTCTGCTTactactttgactactgcactTCTCTTAGGAATACTAGTATTTTTCTACTACCACCAAGGTAAGGATATAATTAACTTTCACCTTAGAGtgataaaattgaataataattaacttttagttttttttttcatctcacACTGTTTTGGCAGGAACAGTGAGCACTATTACAAGAATGATATACAAACTGAGGATATATTTATCAGCAGCTGAAGAAGATCTCAATGGAAGTGGTTCTGATTTAATAGTATTTAGTTATCTCGCAATTAAAGTAGCAACAGATAACTTCTCAGAAGAAAATAAGTTAGGAGAGGGTGGATTTGGTGCTGTGTACAAGGTAACATTTCAAAATTCATCTGCTTGTGAAATGTTCCGTGCAAATAGAAACTTTGAAATGTAAATTGAAGATTAGAAAAATTTGCAATTACAGTGGCAAGGATAGTAATGATGTAatcttttatataattttataggCATTAAATTGTTGAGATATATTAATCTCTGCATAGACAAAACTCTATTAGCTACTAGGATCGCTCCCACTTTGCCCAAATCTTGGTGGAGGTATCTCCCACTTTGCAAAATGGTTTTGTAGGGTCGAGCTCAGACAGTTTGCTCTCAATACTATAGTATCTAAGTTTATCAACCCACTTTCTGACCACTCGGATCACGTTCCAGATGCACAAACTTTCACGGAGGTATCCCTCACTttacaaaccggttttgtagggttgaacTTAGACCGTTTGCTCTCAATAATATTATAGAACCCGAATTCTCTAATGACAGTATTATGCTTAATTCTCTGATGACAGTATTATGATTTGATTTCCTCAGGGAAAATTACGGAAAGGACAGGAAATAGCTGTCAAAAGACTGTCAGAAACCTCAAATCAAGGACTTGAAGAGTTCAAAAATGAGATCGCGCTTACAGCAAGACTACAACATGTGAATTTAGTTAGACTTTTGGGTTACTGCACAAAAAAGAATGAGAAGCTTCTCATCTATGAATATCTCCCAAATAAAAGCTTAGATCATTTTCTCCTAGGTCTGTTACTAATAATTTTTCGCTGCTAAGCTCAGTTAATTTTCAAAGTAGCAATAATTCCAATTGCTTTGTTCAGCTAACATTTTTAGTGACTAATTGCAGATCCAAGCAAATCAATTCTTCTAGATTGGAAGAAGCGTGTGAATATCATCGAAGGGATTACTCAAGGCCTTCTTTATCTCCAAGAGTACTCAAATTTCATTATAATCCACCGCGATCTTAAAGCTAGTAATGTTTTATTAGACCATGAGATGAATCCTAAGATATCAGATTTTGGTATGGCTAGACTCTTCGGAAGATATGAACTTGAAGCAAACACAAGCAGGATCGTGGGAACATAGTAAGTAAATCATAATCAATAATGTGTTATGGCTGTTTCTTCGGTCTCTAATCATCTGTATCGACTTCTGTAGTGGGTACGTCCCCCCTGAGTATGTCAGAAAAGGCATATACTCACCCAAGTACGACGTTTATAGTTTTGGAGTCCTTCTCTTGCAAATCATAAGTGGAAAGAGAACTTCACGATATTACGGCCTACATGAAAAT encodes:
- the LOC123919625 gene encoding stem-specific protein TSJT1 isoform X1 — translated: MLGIFSSSVVSPPDELVAAGSRTPSPKTAAATLLKRFTNSNPSTVSVEIGDQVRFAYTHQNESSLQPRMFGVKDEIFCMFEGALDNLGRLRQQYGLAKSANEVVLVIEAYKALRDRAPYPPSHVVGHLSGSFAFILFDKSTSNLFVASDQFGKVPLFWGITADGYVAFADDAELLKGACGKSLASFPQGCFYSTAVGGLMCYENPKNKITAVPANEEDFWGATFKVEGATVLAARE
- the LOC123919625 gene encoding stem-specific protein TSJT1 isoform X2 encodes the protein MLGIFSSSVVSPPDELVAAGSRTPSPKTAAATLLKRFTNSNPSTVSVEIGDQVRFAYTHQNESSLQPRMFGVKDEIFCMFEGALDNLGRLRQQYGLAKSANEVVLVIEAYKALRDRAPYPPSHVVGHLSGSFAFILFDKSTSNLFVASDQFGKVPLFWGITADGYVAFADDAELLKGACGKSLASFPQGCFYSTAVGGLMCYENPKNKITAVPANEEDFWGATFKVTK
- the LOC123922687 gene encoding uncharacterized protein LOC123922687, translating into MLFPKHFAIFFLFLSLIAAADTTSWIRAGYYYSGSEISSSDIKSTLFTHLLCAFAFINSTNYNIFINSSEQHKFSTFTNTVKLQNPSVTTLLSIYNGRENSSLFDSMLNQSSYRKSFIDSSINTARKYEFQGIDLCGVLPKQGKELANLATLLKELRIAITYDARKTKKPELVLVMAGYYIKASDSVSYPFESMQKNLDWVHFVAYDYYLPRRDSVTGFHAALYGLSGWDNTDSGIKEWRKRGFSSNKLVIGLPYHGFAWTPVKQGEGGVGKSASGPAITLDGSMAYKLIKSYIRSFGDGVVSRYNDTFVVNYFTVASTTWVNFDDVEVIKEKVSYAKKNGLLGYNVFQVGNDDNWVLSKAAYEVDEDHHNRKLLIIVLLTTLTTALLLGILVFCYYHQGTVSTITRMIYKLRIYLSAAEEDLNGIGSDLIVFSYLAIKVATDNFSEENKLGEGGFGAVYKGKLRKGQEIAVKRLSETSNQGLEEFKNEIALTARLQHVNLVRLLGYCTKKNEKLLIYEYLPNKSLDHFLLDPSKSILLDWKKRVNIIEGITQGLLYLQEYSNFIIIHRDLKASNVLLDHEMNPKISDFGMARLFGRYELEANTSRIVGTYGYVPPEYVRKGIYSPKYDVYSFGVLLLQIISGKRTSRYYGPHENMNLLEYAYVLWMEGRGAEFFDPSLDDTTSPCKIMRCMQVALLCVQEKSADRPSMLEVDSLLKNEGADVGIPNVPAFSMKKQENDKGDTTSNSEFKFSSINDVTISQMLTFQLSAISYLIAYALLFLPKQSDNTMFSKHFATIFFLVFLSLTSHSFAGDTTSWIKAGYHYSGNENSASTIKSTLFTHLLCAFAFINSTNYNLFINSSEEQKFSTFTNTVKLQNPSVTTLLSIYAGTENSTVFNSIINNSSHRKTFIDSSINTARKYEFQGIDLCGVLPMQGKELANLATLLKELRIAITYDARKTKNPELVLVMAGYYIKASDSVSYPFESMQKNLDWVHFIAYDYDLPKVENITGFHAALYGLSGWDNTDSGIKEWRKRGFSSNKLVIGLPYHGYAWTLAKRGEGGVGKPASDPAVTMDGAMGYKLIKSYIRSFGDGVVACYNDTFVVNHFTVASTEWINFDDVEAIKEKVSYAKKNGLLGYNVFQVGNDDNWVLSEAAHEVYEDHHNRRLLIVVLLTTLTTALLLGILVFFYYHQGTVSTITRMIYKLRIYLSAAEEDLNGSGSDLIVFSYLAIKVATDNFSEENKLGEGGFGAVYKGKLRKGQEIAVKRLSETSNQGLEEFKNEIALTARLQHVNLVRLLGYCTKKNEKLLIYEYLPNKSLDHFLLDPSKSILLDWKKRVNIIEGITQGLLYLQEYSNFIIIHRDLKASNVLLDHEMNPKISDFGMARLFGRYELEANTSRIVGTYGYVPPEYVRKGIYSPKYDVYSFGVLLLQIISGKRTSRYYGLHENMNLLEYAYVLWMEGRGVEFFGPSLDDSISHCKIMRCMQVALLCVQENSVDRPSMLEIDSLLKNESADVGSPKVPAFSMKKHDNDKGDTTNSEFEFRSINDVTISQMVPR